Proteins from a single region of Campylobacter sp. RM16704:
- a CDS encoding MFS transporter, with protein sequence MTYRSLLKTNKTFRLLAIVQFISYFGAWFSQVGVFTLLTKELQAPANIIGFSAIFVFLPSIILAPINGIIVDRFKPKNLLLTMISIEMISIFMLIFVNSLAMLWFLYLLTFIRMAVASMYFQTEMSVLPKILTQQELKLGNELHSIIWAVSYALGMGAAGLFIDLFGVKPAFIADTLMLFCAMLILKTLLLPNEKNTTQNNPLILIKEGLVYVFSNKKIIHLILLHGVVGITAYDVLITLLAEYEYAKIISIPLAIGLSNAIRAISLLIGPYVLSPYINKNTLVYLYLAQGIGIMIWACLQFNFYIAFIGLIMAGFCTSSLWSYTYTLLQNDCDKKYYGRVIAYNDMVYLTFSAIIAFSTGYLFEFYGLKLNYFTFGLGVCFIFAAIYWWWFNKKYN encoded by the coding sequence ATGACTTATAGATCTTTACTTAAAACCAACAAAACTTTTCGACTTTTAGCTATAGTTCAATTTATAAGCTATTTTGGAGCTTGGTTTTCTCAAGTTGGAGTTTTTACACTTTTAACAAAAGAACTTCAAGCACCAGCAAATATTATAGGTTTTTCAGCTATTTTCGTTTTCTTGCCTTCTATTATACTTGCACCAATAAATGGAATAATAGTAGATAGATTTAAACCTAAAAATTTATTATTAACTATGATTAGTATTGAAATGATTTCTATTTTTATGCTAATTTTTGTAAATTCTTTAGCAATGCTTTGGTTTTTGTATCTTTTAACATTTATCCGTATGGCTGTTGCTAGTATGTATTTTCAAACAGAAATGTCAGTTTTACCTAAAATCTTAACCCAACAAGAATTAAAACTAGGCAATGAGCTTCATAGTATTATATGGGCTGTATCATATGCTTTAGGTATGGGTGCTGCAGGATTATTTATAGATTTATTTGGAGTTAAACCAGCTTTCATAGCTGATACTTTAATGTTATTTTGTGCTATGCTTATACTAAAAACACTACTTTTGCCAAATGAAAAAAATACAACACAAAACAATCCTTTAATACTCATCAAAGAAGGTTTAGTTTATGTTTTCAGCAATAAAAAAATCATTCATTTAATTTTGCTTCATGGAGTAGTAGGTATAACAGCTTATGATGTATTAATCACGCTTTTAGCTGAATATGAATATGCCAAAATCATTTCCATACCTTTAGCTATAGGATTATCTAATGCTATAAGAGCAATTTCTTTACTTATAGGACCTTATGTACTTAGTCCATATATCAATAAAAATACCTTAGTATATTTATATCTAGCACAAGGTATAGGTATAATGATTTGGGCTTGCTTGCAGTTTAATTTTTACATTGCTTTTATAGGACTTATAATGGCAGGATTTTGCACTTCATCTTTATGGAGCTATACTTATACGCTTTTGCAAAATGATTGTGATAAAAAATACTATGGTAGGGTAATAGCATATAATGATATGGTATATTTAACTTTTAGTGCAATTATTGCTTTTTCTACTGGATATTTATTTGAATTTTATGGATTAAAATTAAATTATTTTACCTTTGGATTAGGAGTATGTTTTATATTTGCGGCAATTTATTGGTGGTGGTTTAATAAAAAATATAATTAA
- a CDS encoding CheR family methyltransferase — MMTKITENEMHDFIKIVEQISGNNLNAKKDILLIKLPKFLQELGLKSLSELNEKVQFQRNLKQETMDFITVCETYFFRELEQLKDVIFYIKSLDRPVNVLCAPCSSGEEVYSLAILASENFVKGVNIIGIDINKKMIDKCNDMIYSERSVARLNTMQKTRYFDVKNKMYFLKKETLACRCRFELCNVFDDSLFKLGKFDVIFSRNMMIYFDQDFKIRLMERFYKILNKEGRVYPGKSDLVPETAYFDKNFSAGGVYYSKVD, encoded by the coding sequence ATAATGACAAAAATTACAGAAAATGAAATGCATGATTTTATAAAAATAGTAGAACAAATAAGTGGTAATAATTTAAACGCAAAAAAAGATATTTTACTTATAAAGCTTCCTAAATTTTTGCAAGAACTTGGTTTAAAAAGTCTTAGTGAATTAAACGAAAAAGTTCAATTTCAAAGGAATTTAAAACAAGAAACAATGGATTTTATCACAGTTTGTGAAACTTATTTTTTTAGAGAATTAGAACAATTAAAAGATGTAATTTTTTATATAAAATCTCTTGATCGTCCTGTAAATGTGCTTTGTGCTCCTTGCTCAAGTGGAGAAGAGGTGTATTCTTTAGCTATTTTAGCAAGTGAGAATTTTGTTAAAGGGGTCAATATTATTGGTATAGATATTAATAAAAAAATGATAGATAAATGTAATGATATGATATATTCAGAGCGTTCAGTAGCTAGATTAAATACTATGCAAAAAACGCGTTATTTTGATGTAAAAAATAAAATGTATTTTCTTAAAAAAGAAACTTTAGCTTGTAGATGTCGTTTTGAGCTTTGTAATGTTTTTGATGATTCTTTGTTTAAGCTTGGAAAATTTGATGTGATTTTTTCAAGAAATATGATGATATATTTTGATCAAGATTTTAAGATTAGACTTATGGAGCGTTTTTATAAGATTTTAAATAAAGAGGGTAGGGTTTATCCTGGAAAATCAGATCTTGTTCCAGAGACAGCTTATTTTGATAAAAACTTTTCAGCAGGTGGAGTTTATTATTCTAAGGTGGATTAA
- a CDS encoding MCP protein-glutamate methylesterase — translation MKLILIGSSTGGPSQLKFLLNDIELKDCAIVIAQHMNPAFIPSFVNQFNKEALSEVIIPNDKEILKSKIYICKKNMVFGNGNTLTLNATEQVSSFNPGIDVLFNSAVNLCKYNKILALIMTGMGDDGAKSLFELYKAGVRCLCENEADSIVYGMPKKARDTNPNLKPMSLIELKKEIVNFVESQEK, via the coding sequence ATGAAACTTATATTAATTGGTTCTTCAACTGGCGGTCCAAGTCAACTTAAATTTTTACTCAATGATATAGAATTAAAAGATTGTGCAATAGTAATAGCTCAACATATGAATCCAGCTTTTATCCCTTCTTTTGTAAATCAATTCAACAAAGAAGCTTTAAGCGAAGTTATCATACCAAATGACAAAGAAATTTTGAAAAGTAAAATTTATATTTGCAAAAAAAATATGGTTTTTGGTAATGGAAATACTTTGACTTTAAATGCTACTGAACAAGTAAGTAGTTTTAATCCAGGAATTGATGTTTTGTTTAATTCTGCTGTAAATCTTTGCAAATATAATAAAATTTTAGCCTTGATTATGACTGGAATGGGAGATGATGGAGCCAAATCTCTATTTGAGCTTTATAAAGCTGGTGTTAGGTGTTTATGCGAAAATGAAGCTGATTCTATAGTTTATGGGATGCCTAAAAAGGCTAGAGATACAAATCCAAATTTAAAACCAATGAGTTTAATTGAACTTAAAAAAGAAATAGTTAATTTTGTGGAATCACAGGAAAAATAA
- the rpiB gene encoding ribose 5-phosphate isomerase B, producing MLREKIYIASDHAGFTLKQEISNFLSEKNIILEDLGPFCNERCDYPDYAHLLSSRIDEKSFGILVCGSGIGMSIAANRHKNIRCALCNEPLSAKLSREHNDANVLALGARLCGIDMAFEIITNFINTSFSGGRHCVRISKIEEIS from the coding sequence ATGTTAAGGGAAAAAATTTATATAGCAAGTGATCATGCAGGATTTACTCTAAAACAAGAAATTTCTAACTTTTTAAGTGAAAAGAATATCATTTTAGAAGATTTAGGGCCTTTTTGTAATGAACGTTGTGATTATCCTGATTATGCTCATTTACTTAGTTCAAGAATAGATGAAAAAAGTTTTGGGATTTTAGTTTGTGGTTCTGGAATAGGAATGAGTATAGCAGCAAATCGTCACAAAAATATACGCTGTGCTTTATGTAATGAGCCATTAAGTGCTAAACTTTCAAGAGAACATAATGATGCTAATGTCTTAGCTTTAGGGGCAAGGCTATGTGGGATAGATATGGCTTTTGAAATTATTACCAATTTCATTAATACTTCTTTTAGCGGTGGAAGACATTGTGTAAGAATTAGTAAAATAGAGGAAATTTCATGA
- the apt gene encoding adenine phosphoribosyltransferase, translated as MKEQDKKYLLDNIRAIKDFPKKGIIFRDITTLLNNQNAFTFLMDHLVKKYQNTKLDYIVGIESRGFIFGAALSARLKLPFVPIRKPGKLPFKCLQESYSLEYGSDIIEIHTDAFNNSENAKVLLIDDLIATGGTAIAAIKLIEKLNAKCIEACFLLELKDLDGAKELAKFVPVYSILEV; from the coding sequence ATGAAAGAGCAAGATAAAAAATATTTACTAGATAATATTAGAGCTATAAAAGACTTTCCAAAAAAAGGAATTATTTTTAGAGATATTACAACTTTATTAAACAACCAAAATGCTTTCACTTTTTTAATGGATCATTTGGTTAAAAAATATCAAAATACAAAACTTGATTATATTGTTGGTATAGAAAGTAGAGGTTTTATTTTTGGTGCTGCTTTAAGTGCTAGATTAAAACTTCCGTTTGTTCCTATTAGAAAACCAGGTAAATTACCTTTTAAATGCTTGCAAGAATCTTATAGTTTAGAATATGGTAGCGATATTATAGAAATTCACACAGATGCTTTTAACAATAGCGAAAACGCAAAAGTACTACTCATAGATGATCTTATAGCTACAGGTGGCACAGCTATCGCAGCTATTAAGCTTATAGAAAAGCTTAATGCAAAATGCATTGAAGCTTGTTTTTTACTAGAACTAAAAGATCTTGATGGAGCTAAAGAATTAGCTAAATTTGTTCCTGTGTATAGCATTTTAGAGGTATAA
- a CDS encoding DedA family protein has product MEEFLKQLLYDYKNWAYIIVFLWCILEGELALVLAGIFAHEGHVNLGLIIFVAGLGGFVGDQIYFYIGRYNKKYIQKKLRTQRRKFAIAHLLLQRFGWPIIFVQRYMYGFRTIIPMSIGLTRYSAKKFAFINLISAWVWAAITILLAWFFGKEIWLAVEWAGAHWYFAIPIIACFLLALFLGMKQIEKSILRKRIHK; this is encoded by the coding sequence ATGGAAGAATTTTTAAAACAACTTTTATATGATTATAAAAATTGGGCTTACATCATCGTGTTTTTATGGTGTATATTAGAAGGCGAACTTGCACTTGTTTTAGCAGGTATTTTCGCTCACGAAGGTCATGTGAATTTAGGACTTATCATCTTTGTAGCAGGTTTAGGTGGTTTTGTGGGTGATCAAATATATTTTTATATAGGAAGATATAATAAAAAATATATTCAGAAAAAACTTCGCACTCAAAGGCGTAAATTTGCTATAGCACATTTACTTTTGCAACGTTTTGGTTGGCCTATTATTTTTGTACAAAGATATATGTATGGTTTTAGAACTATAATACCTATGAGTATAGGTTTAACTCGTTATAGTGCGAAAAAATTTGCTTTTATTAACCTTATAAGTGCATGGGTTTGGGCTGCTATTACTATACTACTTGCTTGGTTTTTTGGAAAAGAAATTTGGTTAGCGGTTGAATGGGCTGGAGCACATTGGTATTTTGCTATACCTATTATAGCTTGTTTTTTACTTGCTTTATTTTTAGGTATGAAACAAATAGAAAAATCTATACTTAGAAAAAGGATTCATAAATGA
- a CDS encoding leucyl aminopeptidase, whose amino-acid sequence MIFSFKKEHLNSISADFEVVLVQNKNLEEYTKSQELFKISQYKGEGICIDIQNKILYSELKSLEYEDIRLAFANAYKALKKLEIQSVKTKCVVGQCVVNSFNALVQGFTFGAYEFNKYKKEKTPSKLENIFISKEEINNKTYNIDDAYTGINYGQIFSNACDFAKNIVNEIPQIYTPAKMAEDALSLSQNDCKISCKIYESDFLEKEKMNAFLAVNRASIHPPKLIHLSYKPQNAKMKVVFVGKGLTYDSGGLSLKPADYMLTMKSDKSGGAAAMAIIKGASELNLDIEVHSIIGATENMIGGNAYKPDDVLISREGVSIEVRNTDAEGRLVLADCLSLAQDLKPDLLIDLATLTGACVVGLGEYTSAIMGNNEDLQNEFFKVSKKSGDLTTILHFNPHLKELIKSNIADVSNTSSSRYGGAITAGLFLNSFIKDEYKDKWLHLDIAGPAYLEKAWGYHSFGATGAGVRMCLSYLLYLSRNKK is encoded by the coding sequence ATGATTTTTAGTTTTAAAAAAGAACATTTAAATTCTATTAGTGCTGATTTTGAAGTCGTTCTAGTTCAAAATAAAAACCTAGAAGAATACACTAAAAGCCAAGAGCTTTTTAAAATTTCACAATATAAAGGAGAGGGAATTTGTATAGATATACAAAATAAAATTCTTTATAGTGAATTAAAAAGCTTAGAATATGAAGACATAAGACTTGCTTTTGCAAATGCCTATAAAGCTTTAAAAAAACTTGAAATTCAAAGTGTTAAAACAAAATGTGTTGTAGGGCAATGTGTAGTGAATAGCTTTAATGCTTTAGTTCAAGGATTTACTTTTGGTGCTTATGAATTTAATAAATACAAAAAAGAAAAAACACCAAGTAAATTAGAAAATATTTTTATATCCAAAGAAGAAATTAATAATAAAACTTATAATATAGATGATGCTTACACAGGAATAAACTATGGGCAAATTTTTTCAAATGCCTGTGATTTTGCAAAAAATATTGTCAATGAAATTCCACAAATCTATACTCCAGCTAAAATGGCCGAAGACGCGCTTAGTTTAAGTCAAAATGATTGCAAGATTTCATGTAAAATTTATGAAAGTGATTTTTTAGAAAAAGAAAAAATGAATGCTTTTTTGGCAGTAAATCGTGCTTCTATTCATCCTCCAAAACTTATACACCTTTCTTATAAACCACAAAATGCAAAAATGAAAGTAGTGTTTGTAGGCAAAGGACTAACCTATGATAGTGGCGGACTTAGTCTAAAACCAGCCGATTATATGCTTACTATGAAATCAGACAAAAGTGGCGGAGCAGCTGCAATGGCTATCATTAAAGGTGCGAGTGAGTTAAACCTTGATATAGAAGTGCATTCTATCATAGGTGCAACTGAAAATATGATAGGCGGAAATGCTTACAAGCCTGATGATGTGCTTATTTCAAGAGAAGGTGTGAGTATAGAGGTTAGAAATACCGATGCTGAAGGAAGATTAGTTTTAGCTGATTGTCTTTCACTTGCTCAAGATCTAAAACCTGATTTATTAATAGATCTTGCTACACTAACTGGAGCTTGCGTAGTTGGACTTGGAGAATACACAAGTGCCATCATGGGAAATAACGAAGATCTACAAAATGAATTTTTTAAAGTTAGCAAAAAAAGTGGAGATTTAACTACTATATTACATTTTAATCCTCATCTTAAAGAACTTATAAAATCAAATATAGCAGATGTTAGCAATACCTCTTCAAGTCGCTATGGTGGGGCTATTACAGCGGGGTTATTTTTAAATTCTTTCATTAAAGATGAATACAAAGACAAGTGGTTGCATTTAGACATCGCAGGGCCAGCTTACCTAGAAAAAGCTTGGGGATATCATAGCTTTGGTGCAACTGGGGCTGGAGTTAGAATGTGCCTTTCATATTTACTTTATCTTTCAAGGAATAAAAAATGA
- the ychF gene encoding redox-regulated ATPase YchF translates to MSLSVGIVGLPNVGKSTTFNALTRAQNAESANYPFCTIEPNKAVVPVPDYRLKELAKIVNPQKIIRSNIEFVDIAGLVAGASKGEGLGNKFLSNIRETEMILHIVRCFDDENITHVAGSVNPVRDVQIIETELILADIEQLSKKIEKLSKGVKANEKGAKESLALANELLEHLNQNNSASSFPNKNEIYQALIKELRLLSAKEVIYGANVDENSLLEDNEFVKDLKEFAAKSGHEVIKLCSKIEEEMIALSDEENYEFLKSLGIERSGLEVVIRTAFSKLNLISYFTAGQVEVRSWTIQKGWKAPKAASVIHNDFEKGFIKAEVISYEDYIAYQGENGAKEAGKLRLEGKDYVVCDGDVMHFRFNV, encoded by the coding sequence ATGAGTTTATCTGTAGGTATAGTAGGGCTTCCAAATGTTGGAAAATCTACAACTTTCAATGCACTAACAAGAGCACAAAATGCTGAAAGTGCAAATTATCCATTTTGTACCATAGAGCCAAATAAAGCTGTGGTTCCTGTGCCTGATTATCGTTTAAAAGAATTAGCAAAAATAGTCAATCCTCAAAAAATAATACGCTCAAATATAGAATTTGTTGATATAGCAGGCTTAGTAGCAGGAGCTAGCAAAGGCGAAGGTTTAGGCAATAAATTTTTATCTAACATACGCGAAACAGAGATGATTTTACATATAGTGCGTTGTTTTGATGATGAAAATATCACCCATGTAGCAGGAAGTGTTAATCCTGTGCGTGATGTTCAAATCATTGAAACAGAGCTTATTTTAGCTGATATTGAGCAGCTTAGCAAAAAAATAGAAAAACTATCTAAAGGTGTAAAGGCAAATGAAAAAGGTGCAAAAGAAAGTTTAGCTTTAGCAAATGAACTTTTAGAACACTTAAACCAAAATAATAGTGCAAGTTCATTTCCAAATAAAAATGAAATTTATCAAGCTCTTATAAAAGAACTAAGACTACTTTCTGCTAAAGAAGTTATATATGGAGCAAATGTTGATGAAAATTCACTTTTAGAAGATAATGAATTTGTAAAAGATCTTAAAGAATTTGCCGCAAAATCAGGCCATGAAGTAATTAAGCTTTGCTCTAAAATAGAAGAAGAAATGATTGCACTAAGTGATGAAGAAAATTACGAATTTTTAAAATCTTTAGGCATAGAAAGAAGTGGTCTTGAAGTAGTTATACGCACAGCTTTTTCAAAACTGAATTTGATTAGCTATTTTACCGCAGGACAGGTTGAAGTTAGATCATGGACTATCCAAAAAGGGTGGAAAGCTCCAAAAGCAGCAAGTGTTATCCATAATGACTTTGAAAAAGGTTTTATCAAAGCTGAAGTGATTTCTTATGAAGATTATATTGCTTACCAAGGAGAAAATGGAGCAAAAGAAGCTGGAAAATTACGCCTTGAAGGAAAAGATTATGTTGTCTGTGATGGCGATGTAATGCATTTTAGATTCAATGTTTAA
- a CDS encoding ShlB/FhaC/HecB family hemolysin secretion/activation protein, which yields MKKLLLSTIAISSLVYANNGSITITKNDIGKIIELSPDKNIPQNKAIKENLKTQDDYKKSQEAKKDFEEKKQELEEKFKQEDEKAKSSTNNLNNQTNTNPTTNTNNNKTNTNSNTKDKTNNNNSNNTTNKENNTNINNNTSNNKVNTTTNNTNLTNTTTNKKILTQYKFVLTNENTSFEKLGIKEEDLQSLVSEFKTRRFSLQDLQDISNIIAYYFQVNGYPAATAYIPQQEFDGKNIQVNISLGVLGKYIIKNKTTIKDHFLESKLNQRIKGKIISTKLIEDSVYKVNEMYGLQTLAGLQAGENVGETDILIEVEPDTKANVLIYSDNYGIKSAGEYRAGISMGFNSILNMGDYYNFYLQSSDEKQINYGASYTFFVGNLKITPSISQGTYYLGREYEGLGFSGTSRNFGIDFSYPIWINTNSSFYITSSIYHKILSDVTLDLLTFDKSSNVGSMGLEGLFRGFENNTLSYSAKISIGKVKDDGTTVFGDTSKSGGNGFGWFRKLNASLNNYYSFNEYITHTVNINYQKVLGNFELDSSESSSLGGAYGVRAYDNGEGDGDNTIVANFGIRINIPNTNFYFTPFYDIGYAWYEKDSGNRLVDDHFLDALGLQILYNKANEYYIKLDGARALHKYKLDDDHRMKLYLSGGVYF from the coding sequence ATGAAAAAACTTTTACTTAGCACCATAGCAATTAGTTCTTTAGTTTATGCTAATAATGGAAGTATCACTATAACTAAAAATGATATAGGAAAAATTATAGAATTATCCCCTGATAAAAACATCCCTCAAAACAAAGCTATCAAAGAAAATCTAAAAACCCAAGATGATTATAAAAAAAGCCAAGAAGCTAAAAAAGACTTTGAAGAAAAAAAACAAGAATTAGAAGAAAAATTTAAACAAGAAGATGAAAAAGCTAAATCATCTACTAATAACTTAAACAATCAAACTAATACCAACCCAACCACTAATACAAACAATAATAAAACTAATACTAATTCTAATACAAAAGATAAAACTAACAATAATAATTCTAATAATACTACCAATAAAGAAAATAATACTAATATAAATAATAATACTTCAAACAATAAAGTTAATACTACTACTAATAATACTAATTTAACCAATACTACTACTAATAAAAAAATACTCACTCAATATAAATTTGTTCTTACTAATGAAAACACTAGCTTTGAAAAACTAGGTATTAAAGAAGAAGATTTACAAAGCTTAGTGAGTGAGTTTAAAACAAGAAGATTTAGCTTACAAGATTTACAAGATATATCTAATATCATTGCTTATTATTTTCAAGTAAATGGTTATCCTGCAGCAACAGCTTATATTCCTCAACAAGAATTTGATGGAAAAAACATTCAAGTTAATATTTCTTTAGGAGTATTAGGTAAGTATATAATAAAAAATAAAACTACTATAAAAGATCATTTTTTAGAAAGTAAGCTCAATCAAAGAATCAAAGGTAAAATCATTTCTACTAAATTAATAGAAGATAGTGTATATAAAGTCAATGAAATGTATGGACTTCAAACCTTAGCAGGTTTACAAGCAGGAGAGAATGTAGGTGAAACTGATATTCTTATAGAAGTAGAACCTGATACTAAGGCTAATGTATTAATATATAGTGATAATTATGGTATTAAGAGTGCAGGAGAATATAGAGCTGGTATTAGTATGGGATTTAATTCTATACTTAATATGGGAGATTATTATAATTTTTACTTACAATCTAGTGATGAAAAACAAATCAATTATGGAGCAAGTTATACTTTCTTTGTAGGTAATTTAAAAATTACTCCTAGTATATCTCAAGGAACTTATTATTTAGGAAGAGAATATGAGGGTTTAGGTTTTAGTGGTACTTCTAGGAATTTTGGTATAGATTTTTCTTATCCTATATGGATTAATACTAATTCATCTTTTTATATAACTTCTAGTATATATCATAAAATACTTAGTGATGTAACCTTAGATCTTTTAACCTTTGATAAAAGTTCTAATGTAGGAAGTATGGGTTTAGAAGGTTTATTTAGAGGCTTTGAAAACAATACCTTAAGTTATAGTGCTAAAATAAGCATAGGTAAGGTAAAAGATGATGGAACTACTGTATTTGGAGATACATCTAAAAGTGGTGGTAATGGCTTTGGTTGGTTTAGAAAACTCAATGCTAGTTTGAATAATTATTATAGTTTTAATGAATATATTACTCATACTGTTAATATAAACTATCAAAAGGTATTAGGGAATTTTGAGCTTGATTCTTCTGAAAGTTCATCTTTGGGTGGAGCTTATGGAGTAAGAGCTTATGATAATGGAGAAGGTGATGGAGATAATACTATAGTAGCTAACTTTGGTATAAGAATAAATATACCAAATACTAATTTTTATTTTACTCCCTTTTATGATATAGGTTATGCTTGGTATGAAAAAGATTCAGGTAATAGATTAGTAGATGATCATTTCTTAGATGCACTAGGCTTACAAATACTTTATAATAAAGCTAATGAGTATTATATAAAACTTGATGGAGCAAGAGCATTACATAAATACAAATTAGATGATGATCATAGAATGAAATTATATTTAAGTGGTGGGGTGTATTTTTGA